DNA from Candidatus Ozemobacteraceae bacterium:
GAACCGATGCTCAGGGAAGGCAGGTATTCAAGCCCCTGCAGGGCTTCTCGGGCGTGTATTACCGCGTCCTGCCGAACGAGGAGCGCGACAAAAACGAGCGGCCGAAATTCTTCTACATGCAGCTGGAAGGCCGTGACGACACCTACATCCGCATGGGCAGCTTCTACAACCCCGACTACCGCTATCTGGCGCCGGGCATGGCGCAGGCCGACATGCGGCTCCGCTATGTCCAGCCCGTGAAGCCCGATCCGAGCTGGAGAGCAGGCAAGTATCTCGATTACTATATACGTGACTGCACCAACATGCTCAAGGACGGAAAACACATTCAGCCGGCGCTCGAGACGAACATCAGCCCGACGATCAACAACGCGAAGAGTTGGGCCCTCGGAAAAGGATCGGATGGATTTCCCTACACGATGTGTTATCGTGTCACAAAGGTGAATATCCACGCCATGAAGGAACTTCGCCGCTACAACGAGGAAGCGATCGAGATCGAGGTCGAGGGAAGCATCGTCGACTTCAAGGGCGCGCGCTTCACGCAAGTCCAGAAGAAAATCCAGAAGATCACGCGGTCCGGAAAATGACGAACATGCCTTGCCGCACGGGATCCGCGTCGCGCCGGGAATCGGCGTGTCGCGGGTTCACCCTGCTCGAGCTGATGATCGCCGTCGCGATCCTGTCCGTCTTCCTCATTTTTTCCTACAAGATCTTCATCGGAGGCTCGAAAACCGCGGGAAGAGCCCAGTGGACGAACTCGGCCGTCGACGAACTGCGCATTGCAACGGGGTTTCTCAGCAAGGAACTCAAGAGCACCTCATATCCGACAACGCTGCTCCAGGACGGCATCAGCGATCCGTCCGACAACTCCGACCCAGCGGTCGCGCGGAAATACTTCGTCAAGATCCTCGCGAACCACCAGGAAATAGCCGCGCCCGCCGCCGGTGCGAAGAAAAAGGTCCTGACCTGGGTTTCCTGCCAGCCGGAAAAGCCGCCCGCGGCGGGCGTCATGAAAGAATTCACCCTGTGGTTCGAGGGCCGGGAGAATACCCTGACCAGCGTCGGAGATCTCTCCGTCGAGATCGTCAACCGGAAATTCACGACGGCCGCCCCCCAGTATGCGAAATCCGGCCAGCTCAATCTTGTGGACGACGGACAACCGGGGAGGCAGACGCTCGTTCGCGATGTGGCCTGGATCAAATTCGAGGCCCCCGGCCCGCTCCCCTCGGGGGCGACGGAGTTCCAGCCGCTGAAAATTTCGATCCACTGCGTATATCCCAAAGATCCCAAAGCGTTCAAGGACAATTCGACGATGGCGACGCCCAACGTCGGCCTTGAAACGCTGCCGTAGAAAGTTGCAGAATCGGTTGACGACACATGGCAAAGCAATGGCATCAGCTTGAAAAACTCGATCACAAATCGCTGAAGAAGCTGCAGCAGGACCGCGAAAAGCAGGCCCTGCTGCAGAAACAGGAAGCCGACAAGAAGCGGATGTATATCATCGCCGCCTCCGTCGTCGTCGCCATCGTGTGCGGCCTCGTGTTCCTGTCGATCCTGCGGAACCGCGCGGCGGAAAAGGCATACAAGGAAGAACGCGACAAGATGTACGCCGTTTCCGTGGCGGAAGTGAAGGGCCCCGTCCTGGGCCGATCGATCGGAGACTGGGAAAAAATCGCTCCGAACTTCACCTTCAACGACGAGTACACGTTCAAGGCCGACAAGGGCGGCCAGTTGTCTGTCA
Protein-coding regions in this window:
- a CDS encoding prepilin-type N-terminal cleavage/methylation domain-containing protein, whose protein sequence is MPCRTGSASRRESACRGFTLLELMIAVAILSVFLIFSYKIFIGGSKTAGRAQWTNSAVDELRIATGFLSKELKSTSYPTTLLQDGISDPSDNSDPAVARKYFVKILANHQEIAAPAAGAKKKVLTWVSCQPEKPPAAGVMKEFTLWFEGRENTLTSVGDLSVEIVNRKFTTAAPQYAKSGQLNLVDDGQPGRQTLVRDVAWIKFEAPGPLPSGATEFQPLKISIHCVYPKDPKAFKDNSTMATPNVGLETLP